From Cotesia glomerata isolate CgM1 linkage group LG3, MPM_Cglom_v2.3, whole genome shotgun sequence:
TGCCACACCCAGCAACGTTCGGACTTACACACATACCAATTGTAGGACTGAAATTCAAACCTTCTGGACAATCTTCAAGAAATATTTCACCATCATCGCACTGACAATATTGCGTGCAATCTTCAGTTGGCCATCTGCAATTTTCATTTTGAGTGCATGTATGATCACAGGGACCTCTTGGCTCTTCTGTCGTTGTAGTTGTTGTTATATTTTCACAACCAGCAGTTTTAGGGTCAACACATTCAAAATAATCTAAACTGAAATGTAATCCTTCTGGACAAGAAACTATTGTTATTTCTCCTTGATAACACTTGCAATACATCGAGCAATTTGAATGCTTGATAAGACATGCTTTGTTGGGATCAAGATCACATTCTGATGACAAACAACCTTCGGGTATTGGCGCTGGTGTTGTAGTTGTTGTAGTAGTCGTCGTAGTCGTAGTTGTCgtagttgttgttgttgttgttgatgtGGTAGTTGTTATATTACATCCAGCAGTTATAGGATCAACACAAATCCCCTCGTCCACACTAAAGTGAAGACCTTCTGGGCAGTCTTTTTCAATAGGATGACCATCAACACATAAGCAGTATTTACTACAGTCAGTGTTAGGTGTTGAACAAGTTACATTGTCAATAACCACTGTAGGACATTCAATAACACATCCTTTGGGTGGCGGTTCACATCCAGCTACTTCTTTCCTTGTACATTTTTGAGATTCTAGGTGAAAGTGCAAGCCAGGAGGGCAACTTTTCACAGTGATGTTAAGATTTCTGCAAATACAATACTTGTCACAGTCTTCATGGGCAAGGAAGCAGACTTTATTAGGGTCTTCGGTACTTGAACAAGTGCCAATACATCCCTCAAGAGCAGTAACTGTTCCGTTTAAGCGATCACATTTTGCTTCTTCTGGTTTAAGACACGTTCCTTGTTCAGGActgaaatggtaatttaaAGGACAATCCTTGATAATCACagcatcattttttttgcataaacAGTATTTAAAACAATCATCGTGAGCTATTAACGTTGCACCGAACAAATTCCCGACTGGAGGGCATTTTCGAACACAATCATAAGATGGTTTagattcgatttttgaatttttacacTGCGATTTTCCATTCGGGACACAAGCTCCTTCTTCAGCATCAAAATCCGAATTATCCGAACAAGTTTTGACATTTGTATTGCCGTGTTTGCATAGACAGAATTTGGTACAGTCTTCGTGAGGTAAGAGGGTTGCTACGTTCTCAATGTCATCTGAACATTCTCCAATACATCTCACGTCGTTTTCTTTCTCTTGGGATGAATTGCTTCTAGAACCAAAAACCGCTGATGTTCTTTCCCAAAGTGATTGCACGAAATTGGTTAAGTTGGTGGTATTTGTTGATTTACTAAGCATCGGATCTAAGCATTCACCTTCTTCGAGACTAAACACCAAATTTGAACGACATTCTTGTAAATACGGAATTCCATACTTGCAATTgcagaattttgttttttctcgATTAGCAAGAAGGTAAATTTTGCTCAGTCGATCGTTTGGACATTCGCCGTAGCAATCGTACGCTATTCGCTCAATATTTTTCGATGATTCAAACGGCGGAgttagttgaaaattttctgttgaGGCCGACGCAATGTCGTTTAGAACGACGATCGCGAGTAGCgctgaaatataaattattggatttatgtttaatttaatgtaaattgaACTAAAGTACTTACCCCAAAGTTTGAACattttaattgaaacaatCAGAGAACTATTTAATGTGAGGATGAAACAAAATTGTAATTCTTTTTATATACGAAGATTGATT
This genomic window contains:
- the LOC123260528 gene encoding zonadhesin-like, translating into MFKLWALLAIVVLNDIASASTENFQLTPPFESSKNIERIAYDCYGECPNDRLSKIYLLANREKTKFCNCKYGIPYLQECRSNLVFSLEEGECLDPMLSKSTNTTNLTNFVQSLWERTSAVFGSRSNSSQEKENDVRCIGECSDDIENVATLLPHEDCTKFCLCKHGNTNVKTCSDNSDFDAEEGACVPNGKSQCKNSKIESKPSYDCVRKCPPVGNLFGATLIAHDDCFKYCLCKKNDAVIIKDCPLNYHFSPEQGTCLKPEEAKCDRLNGTVTALEGCIGTCSSTEDPNKVCFLAHEDCDKYCICRNLNITVKSCPPGLHFHLESQKCTRKEVAGCEPPPKGCVIECPTVVIDNVTCSTPNTDCSKYCLCVDGHPIEKDCPEGLHFSVDEGICVDPITAGCNITTTTSTTTTTTTTTTTTTTTTTTTTPAPIPEGCLSSECDLDPNKACLIKHSNCSMYCKCYQGEITIVSCPEGLHFSLDYFECVDPKTAGCENITTTTTTEEPRGPCDHTCTQNENCRWPTEDCTQYCQCDDGEIFLEDCPEGLNFSPTIGMCVSPNVAGCGTSTTPKPPKPPKPPAEGCYNECVADDDPDRICLEPNKDCTKFCVCHNGVSTVENCPMGLHYNPELMICMDPAIAGCVRYGCIGECPSDFVNLDAACLLTHADCTKYCHCIRGNPVVENCYSGLHFSWDLARCDNPYVVECDRINGTVPSSSTSWLPHGSTDYFNRHFYAKEIDSEDCVGDCPLEDIFDVAVVLPHKDQFKYCHCIKGRAYAELCPGNLRFNIAEAKCVN